A single region of the Paramicrobacterium fandaimingii genome encodes:
- a CDS encoding ABC transporter ATP-binding protein, which produces MVAATKTAKISIQNVRKTFQLKNKEFVALEKVNLDIADNEFVTVVGPSGCGKSTLMNILGGLEEATGGQALVDGRSVSGPGPERGVIFQQYALFPWLTVRKNVEFGLKVAGVNAKDRRERAEHFIDMVGLSQFADALPKMLSGGMKQRCAIARAYAVNPSILLMDEPFGALDALTRVKLQEQLLDTWNREKRTVMFITHDVDEAVFLANRVVVMAARPGRIHEVIDVDLPYPRTEEVRLSPEFAELRNRVWHAVYHQ; this is translated from the coding sequence ATGGTAGCCGCAACGAAAACAGCAAAGATCTCAATTCAGAACGTTCGCAAGACGTTTCAACTGAAGAACAAGGAATTCGTCGCTCTCGAGAAGGTGAACCTCGACATCGCCGACAACGAGTTCGTCACCGTCGTCGGCCCATCCGGATGCGGTAAGTCGACGCTCATGAACATTCTCGGCGGGCTCGAAGAAGCAACGGGCGGACAGGCCCTCGTCGATGGGCGCAGCGTGTCTGGTCCCGGCCCAGAGCGCGGCGTGATTTTTCAGCAGTACGCTCTCTTCCCTTGGCTCACCGTGCGCAAGAACGTGGAGTTCGGCCTCAAGGTCGCCGGCGTGAACGCAAAGGATCGACGGGAGCGCGCCGAGCACTTCATCGACATGGTGGGCCTCAGCCAGTTCGCCGATGCTCTGCCGAAGATGCTGTCCGGAGGAATGAAGCAGCGCTGCGCCATTGCCCGTGCCTACGCGGTGAACCCGTCAATTCTGCTGATGGACGAGCCATTTGGCGCTCTCGATGCGCTCACGAGAGTCAAGCTTCAGGAACAGCTTCTCGACACCTGGAACCGTGAGAAGCGCACAGTCATGTTCATCACGCACGACGTCGATGAGGCCGTGTTCCTTGCCAATCGCGTCGTCGTGATGGCGGCACGGCCCGGCCGTATCCACGAGGTCATTGATGTGGATCTGCCGTACCCGCGCACCGAAGAAGTCCGGCTGAGCCCGGAGTTCGCCGAGCTGCGCAATCGCGTGTGGCACGCGGTGTATCACCAGTAA
- a CDS encoding aliphatic sulfonate ABC transporter substrate-binding protein, which produces MSFTTKLLGTVAASVTVALALAGCSSGATDDAGNEVEAIDVNFGYIADYNGTSLLAIAKDQGLWEKNGVNITTTPFTNGPLQIQALGTGDLDFGYIGPGAFWLPASGQAKLVSMNTLGQADRVVAQEGIESMEDLRGKTVAVPEGTSGDMILTLALEKAGMTKDDINVVNMEPSAIVSALASKKVDGAGFWYPALATVKEQVPGLVELAENKDFEDTIAFPTAFVAGNDVVEKQPEKLDRVLKVLREAIEYRANNVDESIQLTADFSALDPEKVKADAGNVQILSLDEIDTLTEDGSVNEWLEGMNDYFVDAGKLPEPVDPADYYTGDLFLKAGK; this is translated from the coding sequence ATGTCATTCACCACAAAGCTGCTCGGCACCGTCGCCGCCAGCGTCACTGTGGCCCTCGCGTTGGCAGGCTGCTCAAGCGGAGCAACAGATGACGCCGGCAACGAGGTCGAGGCCATCGACGTCAACTTCGGCTACATCGCCGATTACAACGGAACAAGCCTGCTCGCGATTGCCAAGGATCAGGGCCTATGGGAGAAGAACGGGGTGAACATCACAACGACGCCGTTCACCAACGGCCCTCTCCAGATTCAGGCACTGGGAACAGGAGATCTGGACTTCGGCTACATCGGACCGGGCGCGTTCTGGCTGCCAGCATCCGGGCAGGCAAAGCTCGTTTCGATGAACACCCTCGGTCAGGCCGACCGTGTCGTCGCTCAAGAGGGCATCGAGTCGATGGAAGACCTCCGAGGCAAGACTGTCGCCGTTCCCGAGGGAACCTCGGGCGATATGATCCTCACGCTTGCGCTCGAAAAGGCAGGCATGACGAAAGACGACATCAATGTCGTGAACATGGAGCCGTCGGCGATCGTCTCTGCGCTCGCGTCGAAGAAGGTCGACGGAGCCGGCTTCTGGTACCCCGCATTGGCAACGGTCAAGGAGCAGGTGCCCGGGCTCGTCGAACTCGCCGAGAACAAGGACTTCGAAGACACCATCGCGTTCCCCACGGCGTTCGTCGCGGGAAATGACGTCGTCGAAAAGCAGCCGGAGAAGCTCGACCGCGTGCTCAAGGTACTTCGCGAGGCGATCGAATACCGCGCGAACAACGTGGATGAGTCCATTCAGCTCACCGCTGACTTCTCGGCGCTTGACCCCGAAAAGGTGAAGGCCGACGCGGGAAACGTGCAGATTCTGAGTCTCGACGAGATCGACACGCTCACAGAAGACGGCTCGGTGAATGAGTGGCTCGAAGGCATGAACGACTACTTCGTGGATGCCGGAAAGCTGCCCGAGCCGGTTGACCCCGCCGACTACTACACCGGTGATCTCTTCCTGAAAGCAGGCAAATAA
- a CDS encoding sulfatase-like hydrolase/transferase, which produces MSQARNILFLMTDQHRADTLGAYGNQLAETPALDELARTGTRFDRWYTPSAICTPARASLLTGQAPFRHKLLANHERNVGYIEDLPEDQYAFSADLRAAGYNCGLIGKWHAGTERTAADFGFDGPDLAGWHNPVEHEDYLAYLHDNDLPAYEISDQIRGTLPNGGPGNLLAARLHQPVEATFEHYLASRTIEMLERYAADYRNDGQPFYLALNFFGPHLPYVVPDEYFDMFDPEVIEMPKSVAETFSGKPQVQQNYSDHWAFDTMPLETSRKLIAIYWGYVALIDSQIARVMEAMTRLGLVDDTAVFFSCDHGEFTGSHRLHDKGPAMYEDIYRTPGIVRIPGAPAGQVRNEFVSLLDCTATFLELAGLDPAPAVDSRSLVPLVEGETPEWQEDIVCEFHGHHFPYPQRMLRNDRYKLIVNPDSVNELYDLERDPDELLNVYALPDMAETRNEMMERLYALLVERGDKFYHWMTSMYPVGGVAYDPSLSGFDDEAYQK; this is translated from the coding sequence TTGTCACAAGCCAGGAACATCCTCTTTCTGATGACCGACCAGCACCGGGCGGACACGCTCGGCGCCTATGGAAATCAGCTCGCGGAGACGCCCGCTCTCGATGAGCTCGCTCGCACGGGAACACGATTCGACCGGTGGTACACACCGAGCGCGATCTGCACCCCTGCGCGGGCGAGCCTGCTCACAGGCCAAGCGCCGTTCCGACACAAGCTTCTCGCCAACCACGAGCGCAATGTCGGGTACATCGAGGATCTGCCCGAGGACCAGTACGCGTTCTCTGCCGATCTTCGGGCGGCCGGGTACAACTGCGGGCTGATCGGCAAGTGGCACGCGGGAACCGAGCGCACGGCCGCCGATTTCGGGTTCGACGGGCCCGATCTCGCCGGCTGGCACAACCCGGTTGAGCACGAGGACTACCTGGCATACCTGCACGACAACGATCTGCCCGCATACGAGATCAGCGATCAGATTCGTGGGACGCTGCCGAACGGCGGGCCGGGCAACCTGCTCGCCGCTCGGCTGCACCAGCCCGTTGAAGCGACGTTCGAGCATTACCTCGCATCACGCACGATTGAGATGCTCGAGCGCTACGCTGCCGATTACCGTAACGACGGTCAGCCCTTCTACCTTGCACTCAACTTCTTCGGCCCGCACCTGCCGTACGTTGTGCCGGATGAGTACTTCGACATGTTCGATCCAGAAGTCATCGAGATGCCGAAGTCTGTTGCTGAGACGTTCTCGGGCAAGCCGCAGGTGCAGCAGAACTACAGCGACCACTGGGCATTCGACACGATGCCGCTCGAGACGAGTCGCAAGCTCATCGCGATCTACTGGGGATATGTCGCGCTAATCGACAGCCAGATCGCCCGGGTCATGGAGGCCATGACTCGCCTCGGACTCGTCGATGACACTGCCGTGTTCTTCAGCTGTGATCACGGCGAGTTCACGGGCTCGCACCGCCTGCACGACAAGGGCCCGGCGATGTATGAAGACATCTACCGGACCCCGGGCATTGTGCGCATTCCCGGCGCTCCCGCGGGGCAGGTGCGCAACGAGTTCGTCAGCCTGCTTGACTGCACAGCGACGTTCCTCGAGCTCGCGGGGCTCGACCCGGCTCCCGCCGTCGATTCGCGCAGTCTTGTTCCGCTTGTCGAGGGTGAGACTCCCGAGTGGCAAGAAGACATCGTGTGCGAGTTTCACGGACATCACTTCCCCTACCCGCAGAGGATGCTGCGCAATGACCGCTACAAGCTCATCGTCAATCCGGACTCGGTGAATGAGCTCTACGATCTCGAGCGCGACCCGGATGAGCTTCTCAACGTCTACGCGCTTCCGGATATGGCAGAGACGCGCAACGAGATGATGGAGCGACTGTACGCGCTGCTTGTGGAGCGCGGCGACAAGTTCTACCACTGGATGACGTCGATGTACCCGGTCGGCGGCGTCGCCTATGACCCGTCGTTGAGCGGTTTCGACGACGAGGCGTACCAGAAATAG